From a single Notolabrus celidotus isolate fNotCel1 chromosome 7, fNotCel1.pri, whole genome shotgun sequence genomic region:
- the LOC117815535 gene encoding uncharacterized protein LOC117815535, giving the protein MGTEKKRRKRCILISGESQQTPVQNPNDTLTSTTQATASKTNSTCPPTVIPSTYIPATCPTPPRSLGLLSVNWTSECEGEVVLHLLPLNHSYHVCYNDHSVYKTLLSSWCAGPLSLGGSGKKQKGFDITELRKKEDCESLTLQCKTRTDVQAQLQAYKVVTALLCCVLIVLFLIRFTRPTVKALQSRLSDRRQNRWIGPTQSHSVSYHRGKGTVQDPDREKRLSYPALERLTVSDSREPSSNRNSGYNY; this is encoded by the exons ATGGG gacagagaagaagaggagaaagcgTTGTATTCTAATATCAGGAG aatcacaacaaacacctGTGCAGAACCCCAATGACACCCTGACTTCCACCACTCAGGCTACCGCCAGCAAGACGAACAGTACCTGCCCCCCCACCGTCATCCCATCCACCTACATCCCTGCCACCTGCCCAACCCCTCCTCGCTCTCTGGGCCTCCTCTCAGTCAACTGGACGAGTGAATGTGAAGGAGAGGTGGTCCTGCACTTACTCCCCCTCAACCACTCCTACCACGTCTGTTACAACGATCACTCTGTTTACAAGACTCTGCTGAGCTCGTGGTGTGCGGGGCCGCTGAGCTTGGGGGGGAGCGGGAAGAAGCAGAAGGGTTTTGACATCACAGAGCTCAGAAAGAAGGAGGACTGTGAGAGTCTGACGCTACAGTGTAAAA ctcgGACAGATGTGCAGGCTCAGCTGCAAGCCTACAAAGTGGTGACGGCTCTGCTCTGCTGCGTGCTGATCGTCCTATTCCTGATCCGCTTCACCAGACCGACCGTCAAAGCCCTGCAGAGCCGAC tttcagacagGAGACAGAATCGCTGGATTGGGCCCACACAGAGTCACAgcg tgtCATACCATCGAGGGAAAGGAACAGTTCAAGAcccagacagagagaagagactgTCCTACCCTG CTCTGGAACGTCTGACTGTCAGTGACAGCAGAGAGCCTTCATCCAACAGGAACAGTGGCTACAACTACTGa